CGAACAATTTATTATTTGCTTTGGTTGATGTCAACTTTGGTTACACAAGTCATTCCGTCATCAAAATTTAATTTTACAGACTGTATCACTGTATTTTTGTCAAACTGAAGACCCGCACAATACAGGTAAAAATTATTGACTTTGCTGTCAGCAACTTTTACTATTGCATTTTCGTTATTACACAGATAGGTTTTCAAAAGATAATTGTAATGCATATTAAAGCTGTTACCATTCGCGATCTGCTGCAAGTGATATTTAAAATCATTATCTTTTTTAGCGTACAGCTCGTCTAACGTAGGCTCTTCGTCCTGCATAGAATTATATGCCTGTAAAATTTTTATACGGTGCTGAATAGGCTCTAAATCTTTTTCTGTATACAATGTAACCACATAATCTCCAGGTTTTTGAAACGCATAAATAGCTAATTTGTCTTTAGCATCTATTTTTCCGGTCTCACCAAACCTCCAGGTAAACTGTGTAGCATCTGAAAGCGCACGAAACTGCACATTCTCATACTGCATTGCCTGAGTCTGAGCATCAATTTTAGTTACTGTCGCAGCGCTGTCTTTAGGTTTTGGAATTCCTCTTGAGGAAACTATGATCGGGAAAGATTTAGAATATTTATTATCAATAATCAAGGTTACATTGTAATAACCAGGTTTACTGTAAAAATGTATTCCCTTGTCTTTCTCTGAAGTCTGTCCATCTCCAAAATCCCATTTTTTGAATTTTGCAAATGATGTTTTATCATTAAATGTTAAAGTATCACCAGTAGAAAGTGTAGACGGGAAAACGACTCCTTCAATATCATCTGCAGAATGAATGACCTTCTTTTGCAGCCACAATGCAACCAGTGCTGCAATAAGCAATGTGACAATTACACCAATGATGATGTTTTTCCTGTTCTTTTGAAAATAGTTCATAGTAAGTTTTTGTGATGTGTTTTGTATATTTTATGGTGTTATCTGGGGTTTAAAGCATTGTTTCGATCTCTCAGAGTCTGGCTTTTTTCTTTATATCCTAGTTGACATTCCTCAAACTGTTTTTCAAAAGTTTTTGTAGTCTCATTCATTTTCATGATCCTCTCTTTATCAACCATATTCATTTTGAAGAATTTCCCTATTTGCGGAAATGCCATTTTTCGCTGATCATTGACCATGACATTCTGAAATGTATTAGCTAAATCCTGTATTGCATACTCAGCATCGTTTCTTTCTACAGGTTGCTGAATTTCCAATGACAATCTGTTCACTCTTGCTGAAGCGGTATCTATTAATTTTAAACCAATTTTCTGCTGCTGATCAAATTTTATTTTCTGATCTAAAATCTGCAATGCATTGGTATCTGCCTCAGAAAATGGAGATGAAAAACCCTTAAGAAAAATAACTCCTAAAAAGAAAAGAGCAACAATAAGCATTAATATGAGGTAAAAAAACTGATAATGCTTTTCTTTTTTTGATAATGTAATCTGTCCCTGCATAATTTTTAAACTTTAAAATATGATTATCTTCTTCGTCCTGTAAATTTTCTGGTAGGATCTATTTTCATCTTGTTGTTAATCTGATTAGATTTCCCCTGGCATTCCTGAACATCGCGGATGGCAATCTGCTGTTTAGCTGAAACAGTGACAATTTGGCTTTTAAGATTAAGCATTGGTTTAATTTTCTGCATTAAAACAGCATAATGCTTTAAGTTAGTAGCACTGTCGGCTCCCATAATTTCCTGAGCTTCACGAACGTTATCTAGAATATATGTACGTAAATAGTTATCGTTATAAGCTTTATCAGAATCATAGAGCTCCATTCTTGCATAAATACTGTCAATGTGGGTATGAAGAAGATTATCACGGATCAATAGTTCACGGTATGCACGAACTTCGTCATCAACACCCGCAAGCTGCCTGTCATAACTCTTAAAAAAGAAGAATACTACAATAAACGATATTGCAGATAATATAGCAAATGAAAGTATAAACTTCCATATACCCAATCTTACATCAGATTTGTTTAATTTTTTTTCTCTACTCGTAGACATGTTTGTGATTTGGTTTGGATTGTGAAAATAGGAAAAAAAAAATTTATGCACAAAATTAAATTCAATGCATACAATACTATTTACAATTTTTTAATGTAAAGTTTAATTTTCAGATCCGAAAGATTTTCTTATTTTAGTCAGCAGAATTTTATTTTGCCATACCAAATCACGAAAATAAAATGAGTAAATTACTGACCAATACGGTAAGATTTTCTATTGCGGACAGCGATTTTTATTTTAAAAAAATAATGATCAAAACGCTTCTGGAAAACCCATTTAATATGCTGCTTAATGACTGCAACAACGGTCATGAGCTGATTAACCGAATCTACAGGAAACAGGAAGATGTCTTTATCATAGAGCTCTTTATGCCTGTTCTCAGCGGTATTGAAGCCATAAAATTTATCCGAAAAAACAATAGTGAAACACCGATTATCACCTATTCCGGAACGTATCAGGAAGACATGGCAGAGATTTTAGAGAAGGTTCCCAATATCTATTACTGCCAGAAAAACAGCAATATTATAAAAGACATCATCAAAGGACAAATCACTTCTCAAGATTTTGATTATCAAGCTTATTCCGAAAACTGGAAACAACAACCTTTGGCAGTGCAGGAATATATGAACCGTCAGAAAAAAAGCCAGGAAGAACTTTCATCAACAGAAATTCAACTGATGAAATTTTGCTATGAAGGCTTCAGCAATAAAGAGATTGGCGAAAAGCTCAATCTGAGCACACGTACCATCGATACGTACATCAACAGACTTACAGAAAAGCTCGGTTTAAAAACCAAACTGCACCTCATTCGCTTCTGTGTAGAAAACGGATATTACAATTCCAGCATGTAAAAAACTCCTTCTTTTACCAATACACTATACTAAACACAGAATTCTCAGTAGTTTATGTGAAACATTTTTCGTTTGAAATTGTTAATATTCAATTTTTTTGACTAAATTTGCACACCTAAAATTTAAAATTTACAAAGGAAATGACAAAGGCAGAATTGGTAAACACCATCTCAAATAAATTGGGGACCGAAAAGAATGAAACACAGAAAGTTGTAGAAGCTTTTATGCAGGAGATCAGAACTTCTATGTACAATGGAGACAATGTTTACTTAAGAGGTTTTGGATCTTTCATCGTGAAAACAAGAGCAGCAAAAACGGGAAGAAACATCTCTAAGAACACTGCAATAGAAATTCCTGCACATAATATTCCTGCTTTCAAGCCATCAAAATCTTTTGTGGAGAAAGTGAAAACTAAGGTTGCAGTAAAATAAAGAGAGAAATAATTAATATTAACTAGTTACTTAAAAAAAATTTAACATTATGCCAAGCGGAAAGAAAAGAAAAAGACACAAGGTTGCAACACACAAAAGAAAGAAAAGAAGAAGAGCGAACAGACATAAGAAAAAATAATCTCCTTCGGGATTTTTAGTATAATAATATAGTTGGTGTTTTTAATTTTTTAATATTCACCGACTATATTTTGTTATGTAAAACAGTAAGGAATTGAGAACAATGAGCAATCATTAACCTCAAATTTCATCACCAATCTTTTTATCTTTAATTTTAAAAATGAAGAAAGAACTAATAGTTTCGCATGAAGATGATCTTACAAAGATTGCTTTGCTGGAGGATGGAAGACTATGTGAACTTCATGAGGAAGAAGACAAAAATGATTTTGTAGTAGGAGATCTGTTTATAGGAAAAGTAAAAAAACTTGCACCCAATCTTAATGCCGCTTTTGTAAATATCGGCTATGATAAAGATGCATTTTTGCATTACCAGGATTTGGGACCGCAATACCTTACGTACCGAAAATTTTTAAAAGATTCGGTTTCTAAAAAACAGGCTTCATCAGGTTTAAAGAATTTTGAAATTCAGCCTGAAATCGACAAAAACGGGACTGTAGATAAGATCATCGCCAAAGATGATATCGTTTTATTACAAATTACCAAGGAGCCTATCTCCACAAAAGGACCACGAATTTCTACCCAAATTTCTTTAACAGGACGTTTTTTGGTTTTGATACCTTTCGACAATAAAGTTTCAATCTCAAAAAAAATCAGCAGTTCTGAAGAAAAAGTAAGACTTCGCACCCTGATCGACAGTATAAAACCAGAAGGTTTTGGCGTCATCATCAGAACAGTAGCAGAAGGAAAGAAAGTAGCCGATCTCCATAATGATATGAATCAACTGATTCAGAAATGGGAGAATACTTTTAAGAATATTCAGAAAAACAAAGTACCTTCTAAAGTCTTGAGCGAAGATGATAAAGCATCGTCTATTTTGAGAGATAACTTTAACCAGGATTTTGTAAATGTCTTTTGCGATGACGAGCAAATGGTAGACGAAATGAAAAATTATCTGGAAGTAATAGCTCCGGAACGAAAAAATATCGTTCAGTTCTACGACTCCCACATTCCTCTTCTCGAATATTATAACGTTGAAAAGCAGCTAAAACAAAGCTTCGGAAAACACGTAAATATTCCAAGTTCAAAAGGCGCTTATCTGGTGATAGAACACACAGAAGCGTTGCACGTAATCGACGTCAATTCCGGAAATAATATTACCGCCGGAAACACTGCCAATAAAGAACACGCATTGAATGTGAACAAAATGGCAGCCACAGAAATAGCAAGACAATTGCGTCTTCGCGATATGGGAGGCATCATCGTTGTAGATTTTATCGACATGACCAACCCCGATCACAGAAGAGATTTGTATGAGCATTTTAAAACAGAAATGAGCCGCGACAAAGCCCGTCACAAGATTTTACCTCCAAGTAAGTTTGGATTGATACAAATCACAAGACAAAGAAACCGTCCGGAAAAACAAATCGACATTAAAGAAGAAAATCCCAACAAAGACGGAGAAATAGTAGCTCCGATCGTAATTGTTGAGAAAATGGGAGACACCATCAGAACCATTATGCAGAAAGAAAAAGGAAAACTTTTCCTGCATGTACACCCTTTCGTAGAAGCTTACCTTACTAAAGGTCTTAAAAGCATCCAGATGAAATGGTTTTTGAAGTACAAAAAATGGGTCACCATTATTCCCAGGGATTCTTTTAAGTATTTAGAATACAAAATCTACAATTCTAATAAAGAAGAATTGAGCGGATATTCTAATTAAAAAACATTCTACAGCCTCCAGATTTTGGAGGCTTTTTTATTTAAATTTTATCATAGCTTACTTTTTCATACATTAACTGAGGTTTTTCTACATTTAAAAATCACATTATTTTCATTGATTTTACAGCTTTTTAAGAAATTATATAAATTTTAAGCCTCATATGAGATAATTTTTGAAAAAAACTTTTTTTCAATCTCAACGTACAATTCCCTACTTGTGAAATAAATTTTCTCCAAAAGTTTAATAAATTCATGTAAACACCGAATTATTCACACATTTAAACTCTCAAAAAAATGATGAAAACGCAATTAATCAACAATCAATGATATAAATAACTATAAATTATCATTTTCATACAAAAACAACAATTACATTAATAAAAACCGTAAAAAACGGATTATTTAGTGTAAAATAATGGGATTTTTACTATATTTATGTATTGAAAACTTACCCTGATGAAACCTAAATTAACCATCTTTGATGAGCCACTGTTGTATGCGGAGGGTTTATCAAAAATTCTTGTTCAAAACAAGATTTTTAGTTCGATCGAAATTTTTAATTCGTACGAAAATCTTTCTAAACACATCAAGAATGACCCTCCAGAATTTTTAATGATCAGCTCCGGTATTTTAGTACGTACAGAAATGTATTCTTCTATAGAAAATATTGTTGCTGAAAATAAAAATATCAAGATTATTGTAATCGGGCACTCTTTTGACGTAACATCAATTAGAAAACTTTTTACGAAAGGAATTAAAAGTTATCTCGACAAAAACAGTTCTTATGATGAATTTTTAAAATCTATTCAGGCATTAATCTCAAACGAAATCTACATTTGTGATTACGCGAAAGAAATGATGATTAATTACATCAGTCACGAGCAGGAAAAACAAAATTCTCACATTAAAGACCCTTTAACAAAGCGGGAAATGGAGATTTTGAAACTGATCTGCGACGGATTGAGCAGTAAAGACATCGGCGAAAGACTGTTCATCAGCATTAATACGGTAGAAACTCACAGAAAACGAATTCTTTTAAAACTCAATGTGAGAAATTCTGTGGGTGTCGTAAAATATGCTTTGGAGAACAACATCATTCATTAAAAATTCAAAGTTTTAAACAAAAAAAATCTAAACTCAAAAGGTTTAGATTCTTTTTGCCATTAATCCTAGAAAATCTGGCAAAGTTTTTAAAAAAAAATATGAATGTTTAAATTAGCTTATTCGGGTTTTAGAAATTTCAAATCACATGTTTAAATTTTTATAAAATACTATTTTGTTGGAAAACGCAAAGGCGCAAGTTTTTTATCTTTTTTAATTTTTAATTCTCACAGATTGTTCAGACATTGTAAGTCATAAATGATAAAACTAAATCTGTTTAATCTAACCAATCTGCGAGAAATATTTTGGTCTTAATATTATTCGTAATCAGGCATTTCTGCATTGGTGAAAAGTGTAGTTCTGGTAAAATCTGTATTGGTATTATTTAAATCTATAACGACGACATTTTTCTGTGAAATATTATCATTAGAAGTATTCATCAGAATAATCTGAGCATCGTTTGGTGAAAATCTTGGGTCAAGATCGTTCGTTCCAACTGGTTTATCACTTTCCGTAGAAACATCGAGAATAGCATCGGTTACTAAATTATAAATAAAAATTTGAGAATCGAGCTGTCGGTAATTAGAATCCTGATATCCTGAAACGTCTCTTGTGTACAGCAATTTTTGTCCGTCAACAGAAAAATTCAATCCTCCTGCTGCTCCTAAACCACCATTTACAATATTCTTCAAAACATTTCCGAGCATATCGATGATATAAATTTTCACATTGTAGCCGTTAAAATTATTTGTTTTCAGGGCAATTTTACTGTTATCATAGCTCCAGTCACATTCTGAAATCAGGCTTCCATCGGGTGTTGTGTACAAAAGTTCCTGTCCGCTTCCGTCTTTATTAATTTTATATAGTTTATCAAAACTGGAGTAAATGAACATGCTTCCATTCGTGCTCCATGCAAAATCCATTTCATAATTATTAAAACCGGAAACCGGAATCTGAGTTACTTTAAATGGATTTGAACCATCCGGATTTGCGGTGTAAATATGAGTTCCGCCACTTTCAGTTCTTAAAAATGCGATTAATCCTGCATTATTATTTTTTCTCGGACGCCAACTGTTGTACATAGAAGCTGTGTATTGAAAATTACTTCCCAGATTATCGCTCGACATGATTACAAAATTTCCACTTTGCTTACGTACATAATGATACCGATTTGCTGGAACAGTATTCGTTGTAAATTTGAATACAGCACTCAAAACTTCCGGATGAATTTCGTCTGAAACGCCAACCTGCCAAAAATAACTGACTCCAAACTGAAGGTTATCTAACGTATAATGCTTTTCCTTTAGATTATTTACCTCAACAATATTTGTATTGAGATTATTTTTTACTATCAATCTATATTTCAAAACATCGGTTGTATCGGGATCGGTAGAATTCCATTTGAGTTCTACGGTCAAAGGTTGATTGACCGCATTATCAATTGGGCTCAACAACACAGGAGCAGTCGGTGGAGAATTTAACGAATCATCATCATTCATCTCAAAAACAATCGTAACCAATTGCCCTTGATTTTGAATATTGACCGCCTGAAAATTGGTTACATAACCCGAAAGTTCACATTTCACCGAATAATTTCCAATTGGTAAATCTTTTATTTCAAACAAACCATCTTTGTCGCTAAACACAGTTTGTGTACTTGGAGTTGTAAAAATTTTTGCATTTTGTATCGGTTCGTTGGTGCCACGTTTTACAACTTTCCCCTTAAGAGTCCCTGTTTGTGCCTGTTCTACCAATTCTTCACTGCATGATCCTAAAGAAAAAATCAGAATGAGAATGGTGAATATTTTTATAAAAGTTTTCATAACCTAGTTTTTAATTTTTTCCGATATAAAAATTGATTCCAAGACCAAATCGTATTGCCTGATCATTTCTTTTTCCCGTTATGAGATTTTCCCAATCATCACTGAATCCCATATCATACTGCGAGGAAAGCCTTAAACCAATATTTTGTTTTACCAAATATTCTAATCCACCACCAACCTGTGCTTTGTATCTTGATTTATCCTGGGAAAACATCGTTGCAACTCCACCATAGACGTATGGCGAAAGTTTGTATTGTGGAATGATTATGTATTCAAGATTAATTTCTGTAACGAAAAATGAGCGAGACATTATGTTATCGTTTTGAATCTTGAAATAATTGGCATTTCCTTCTAAGTTGAAATTTTTATTGAGGAAATATTTGATTCCCACTTTCCCACCAATATTGGTTGAAGGATTTACATAATCATCTTTTACCTGCTGCGTTTCAACATTTCCGAAAATTGAAAAATTCTGTCTGCTGTCGTTAGGATATTTATTTCCGATTAATCTTTTATTGCTATTGGCTTGCTCGGCATTGTACTCATCAATAAGTTTTTGGTATTTCACATTTGAATCAACTGCTTTTCCCCAAATTTTATCACGAACACCTTCTACAATTAAAGATTTCACCGCTTTTTCTATAGCATCCGTTACCGCCAATTGAACAGGCTCATTTTGAGTCATCCCAACCTCAGCTTCCAAAAGTCTTTCTGCATCAACATATCTGAAGAAGCTTCCGTTTACACTTGTAGAAAGAATTGTTTTGGAAACATAAACTGTTTTTAAAATTTCTCCGTTTAAAGTAGAGACCGCTCTCAGATAAATAGTAATTCTATCTTGTCGGTATTGTGAAGAAGCACCGATCCCAAAATATCTTGCACCTACTCCACCGGTCAGAATATTGCTGTCGTAAGAAATGACACCACCTTCCAAAAGAATTCCGGCGTACAATAATGGCGGTAATCCCTGGCTGTTATTTTTATCTGCATCTTTCAGATATTCCTGTCTTGTGGAACGGATGATTTGTCTTTCGTTTAAAAGATTTGCAATATTTTCTCTTTCGATAGGAATAAACCAATGGCTGTCTTCCAAAGCTTTAATAAGAATTGTGGTGGTACCTTGCGGAACTGCTGTACTCCAGTTGTTTCCGTTTTCTGCAGGTTTGTATTGCCCGGTTTGATCCCGAAATTTATATACTCCGATAACAATTTTTTCTTTAGGAGCTGGTAAATTTTTGAGTTCTGTAGTATAAGGTGTGATTTCACCAATCATCGATTTTTCTTTTGAAGAAGGTAATCCAATCATAGAACCGCATCCCAATACAATAGACAAAACCATTATACAGAATAACATTTTGACATTAATATAACTTTTCATGATCGTTTTTAGTTTTTTTATTTTGGAATGACAATCTCTGACTGATCTCCCGAACCGGTATCCAAAATATTTATTAATAGTCCTTGAGCTGTAGAAGTCACTTGCAAATACAGTGATCCAAATATGTAATTTCCTGGTTTTAATGCTCCATCACCAAACTGTTCCTGAAACAATTTGCTAGAAAGCTGACTCAAGATTTGCCTATTCAGGCTTTGTGTAAAACTGTCTAGAGAGTTTAAACCACTTAATAAATTATCTATATTAGACTTTTCATCAAACTGATTCTGAGCATTTGCTGAGCTCAAAAGCCACTGATAATTAAAGGTATCGCCACCAAATGCGGGATTGATAGGTTTATATACCAGTTGCTGAGATTTTGCGAGAAATGTCCCGGCAAAAAGTATCATTACAACGGTTAAATTTTTCATGACTATTCATTTTAGTAGATAAATTCATTTTTTATAAGATTTTTCCTGATATTATATTCTTTGATGTATCTTAAAGTATAGGCAAGCTGCACCGTTAGATAGTCTTCACTTGGGTTTGTAATAAAGCTGTAAATAACCTTATCATCAATTTCAATGTTTATTTGTCCACTGGTTCCTCTTGCCGGAAGTTCAGAAATTTTTATACTTGAAGTGCTTTTATCGGGAATCTGACTATACTGAATGTAAAACATATCATAAAAATCTCTTCCTACTTTTGTTTTAGTGTCGTCAATCGTAAGGCCTTTCAGTTCAAAAGCTTCTTCTTTTTCGACTTGGCTGATTTTTTTGTTAAAAAAATTCTGATTTATTTCTAAACTGTCTTTAGATATGAGTTTCTGAGTTTGCTCGTCACGGATGTAGAGAAACGCTTTCAGTGCATCTTTATTTTCTAAACCTACACTGATTTCAGATAAAGATTTTGTTTCTCCCGGATTAATAGAGAATTTTCCACTTTGTTTGTTGTTGGAAAGATTTCCATTTTCTCCTTTTTTAATGCTTACCAAAAGATAATTAAGCTCTACGTAAGTTGGAGTATTATTAGTAACAATCGCTTTTATTTTAAGTTGTTTTTCAATTGTTTCATTTTCAATTTTTGCTATAATTCTCTTATCCTCTTGCCCAAAGATTGATGAGGGCAAGAGCATAAGAAATAAAAAAACTAATAATGAATAAAAACTTTTCATCGCATTTCATCTAATAATTTCTTACAAAGACGGTCTTATTATCTGCTTTTACATTAATCTGCATTCCATCTGAAACACTGTTACTTCCTGTAACATCAACAATATTATTATAACCTTGTACGGTAACGGCGGCTTTAGTTTCCTTTTCGGTAAAAGCATTATTAAAATAAATACTATTCTGATCACCTAGCTGCTGAATAATAACGTTGGTTTTAGAACTGATAGTAAGATCAGCGTTATTCCCGTTTCCAACTTGTGCAACAATAGATGATGAATTACTTTGTGGAATACTCTGAAGAGAAATCACATCTATAATTGTATTGCTATTGATTTTATTCCAATCAACTTGTTGCGACTTCCCCCAAAGAAATGTGAAGAAGATAATACATGAAATTAATTTGGTTAAGGCTTTCATTTTTTATTTAAAGGTACCCTATTACACAGCCTTGCGAAACACTCCTTACCATTACAAAATTAAAATCACTACTTTCCGTTACATCACATCATCGTTTCTACGAATTATCTTTAAACAAAAAAAGAGAAGCCGAAGCCTCTCTTTGGGTTGAATAAAAAATAACCTAAGAATTAATTAGATTGGGTCACCGTTAATGTATTATTGTTTCCTATTTGAGTTCCTACGTGAAGATGAGAATCTCCATATTGATAAATATAAGCTTGGTTTGAATTACCTAACTGAATATCTAAAGCTGTATTAGAATCACCGAATTGGCCTTGTTCTAAATAGTTACCATTACCAATTTGAGCCGCATAAGCTTGGTTATCATCTCCAAATTGACCTACAAAAGCTTGGTTGCTATTACCTAACTGACCGTGAACAGCAACGTTATCGTCACCATCCTGCCATTGTACAATTAAGTTTGAGTTTCCACCTTGAGCAGCTACAGCAGTATTTCCTGATCCCATTTGATATTGTCCTGCAGCATTAGAATTACCTACTTGAATAGCAGTTGCTGAGTTATCATTTCCATCCTGGAACTGGATAATTGCGTTACTTGCTCCGTACTGAGTTGCAGAAGCATCATTTCTATTGCCTAATTGATCTTGATCTACGCTATTCCAACCTCCCCATTGCAAAGTTGAAGCATCATTTCTGTTTCCTACCTGATTGGTATTATTAACGTTAAGCCAACCAGTTTGATCAACATCAACGTTATTTCTGTTACCGTCGCTCACAACTGTATTAGAGTTTTGTATTCCGGTTTGGTCAATCGTTGCAACGTTACGATTTCCATCCTGTAATAGTGAGTTTGAATTTAGCATTCCTGTCTGTGTAACAGTTGCTGCGTTTAAATTTCCATTTTGAGTGCTAACATCGATGTTCATTTGAGCAAATGTGAACCCCATAGCTGTTAGTGTTAAAACACCAGTAATTAAATTTCTCATTTCAGTAAAATTTGTTGGTTAATAATGAGACAAAGATAGAAGCGCAAAACGCAGGAAAAAACACTGCAAAAGTGTAAATTTTAAAAATCACTGAATGCAGTTTGTATTGTAACCGTTTTCAGTTTTTCTTTATAACGGCTATTAGTTACACAACATAATCAATATGATCACTTATGAGTTTTTAAACTTAAAATTATTTTTAATTAACATTTTCGCACTTCCTTTCTACAAGATATATTAGTAAATTTGAAGTATGAGTTTTGGAAAAGATTTACTACGAAAAATAAAAAATGCAGGATTGGCAGGCGCCAATGCACACGGAATTTTCTCGCCGCCCTCACGTCCTATATTTACATACGATCAGGTTTTAGAAAAAAATCCGAAATTTGCAGCCGTAAATATCGTTTTATATCTAAAAGATAATGAATGGCATTTTCCTCTGATTGTAAGAAGTACAAACGAAAGAGACCGACACAGCGGACAAATCTCTCTTCCCGGCGGAAAACGTGAGGAGCTTGATAAAGATTTTGCCCAAACCGCAATCCGTGAAACGTCTGAAGAAATAGGCATTGAAAAACATTATGTGAGAATTATACGGGAGCTCTCTCCTATTTATATTCCGCCAAGTAATTTTTATGTTTATCCATTTATTTCTTACACCAAAAAAAATCCTGAATTTATTTTGCAGCAAAGTGAAGCTGTAGAAGTGATAGAATTTCCTATTACTTCATTTTTAAATTTACCAGACAGTCCTGAAATTATGGCACTTCCCGGAGCCGGAGGTCACGAAGTTCCGGTAATCAATTTTAATGGATATATTATTTGGGGAGCCACAGCGATGATCTTAAGCGAATTCAGCCAGTTGATTAAAAAAATGTAACTTTGCAACTATTATGTTTAATTGAAAAATGGCGAAGAAGAACATTTTTACCGATTCATTCGGAACACCTTATTTTTTAAAAAGATTAATCATTTTTATTCTGGGAATTGTTTCTTACAGAAGATTCAATGGTTTCAACAAGCTTAAAATCACCGGAACCGAAAATTTGGTAGATCTTCCGGATTCTAATGTGCTTTTCGTATCAAACCACCAAACCTATTTTGCTGATGTTGCTGCAATGTATCACGCATTTTGTGCAGTAAACAACGGATATTTAAATACCATTAAAAATCCTATTTATCTTCTTAATCCAAGAGTAGATTTTTATTATGTTGCTGCTGAAGAAACCATGAACAAAGGAATTCTACCTAAAATTTTTAAAATTGCAGGTGCAGTTACCGTAAAAAGAACCTGGAGAGCAGAAGGGAAAAACGTCAACCGAATGGTAGATCTTGGAGAGATTGATAACATTATGAAAGCTCTCGACAACGGTTGGGTAGCAACTTTTCCACAAGGTACAACTGCAGCTTTTGCACAAGGAAGAAAAGGTACAGCAAAACTGATAAAAAACCAGCGCCCGATTGTAATTCCTATTAAAATAAATGGATTCAGAAGAGCGTTTGATAAAAAAGGACTTCGTGTAAAAGTAACCGGAGTAAAACCAACCATGGAGTTTAAAAAACCTTTGGATATTGATTACGACAAAGAAAATGCACAGCAGATTCTTCTTAAAATAATGACTGCCATTGAGCAGACCGAAGATTTTAATATCCTACACACCTATGATGAAGAAATTAAGGCTAAAAAATCTGAACAGCGCAATTCTCAAAACTAAAAAACAATGAAGAAGATTTTAGGTGTATTTTTAATAATGATCACCATACTTTCTTGTAACAGTCAGAAAGTTTATCAGGATTTTG
Above is a genomic segment from Chryseobacterium mulctrae containing:
- a CDS encoding HU family DNA-binding protein; protein product: MTKAELVNTISNKLGTEKNETQKVVEAFMQEIRTSMYNGDNVYLRGFGSFIVKTRAAKTGRNISKNTAIEIPAHNIPAFKPSKSFVEKVKTKVAVK
- a CDS encoding response regulator transcription factor, translated to MKPKLTIFDEPLLYAEGLSKILVQNKIFSSIEIFNSYENLSKHIKNDPPEFLMISSGILVRTEMYSSIENIVAENKNIKIIVIGHSFDVTSIRKLFTKGIKSYLDKNSSYDEFLKSIQALISNEIYICDYAKEMMINYISHEQEKQNSHIKDPLTKREMEILKLICDGLSSKDIGERLFISINTVETHRKRILLKLNVRNSVGVVKYALENNIIH
- a CDS encoding Rne/Rng family ribonuclease translates to MKKELIVSHEDDLTKIALLEDGRLCELHEEEDKNDFVVGDLFIGKVKKLAPNLNAAFVNIGYDKDAFLHYQDLGPQYLTYRKFLKDSVSKKQASSGLKNFEIQPEIDKNGTVDKIIAKDDIVLLQITKEPISTKGPRISTQISLTGRFLVLIPFDNKVSISKKISSSEEKVRLRTLIDSIKPEGFGVIIRTVAEGKKVADLHNDMNQLIQKWENTFKNIQKNKVPSKVLSEDDKASSILRDNFNQDFVNVFCDDEQMVDEMKNYLEVIAPERKNIVQFYDSHIPLLEYYNVEKQLKQSFGKHVNIPSSKGAYLVIEHTEALHVIDVNSGNNITAGNTANKEHALNVNKMAATEIARQLRLRDMGGIIVVDFIDMTNPDHRRDLYEHFKTEMSRDKARHKILPPSKFGLIQITRQRNRPEKQIDIKEENPNKDGEIVAPIVIVEKMGDTIRTIMQKEKGKLFLHVHPFVEAYLTKGLKSIQMKWFLKYKKWVTIIPRDSFKYLEYKIYNSNKEELSGYSN
- the tssO gene encoding type VI secretion system TssO, whose amino-acid sequence is MQGQITLSKKEKHYQFFYLILMLIVALFFLGVIFLKGFSSPFSEADTNALQILDQKIKFDQQQKIGLKLIDTASARVNRLSLEIQQPVERNDAEYAIQDLANTFQNVMVNDQRKMAFPQIGKFFKMNMVDKERIMKMNETTKTFEKQFEECQLGYKEKSQTLRDRNNALNPR
- a CDS encoding PKD domain-containing protein, coding for MNYFQKNRKNIIIGVIVTLLIAALVALWLQKKVIHSADDIEGVVFPSTLSTGDTLTFNDKTSFAKFKKWDFGDGQTSEKDKGIHFYSKPGYYNVTLIIDNKYSKSFPIIVSSRGIPKPKDSAATVTKIDAQTQAMQYENVQFRALSDATQFTWRFGETGKIDAKDKLAIYAFQKPGDYVVTLYTEKDLEPIQHRIKILQAYNSMQDEEPTLDELYAKKDNDFKYHLQQIANGNSFNMHYNYLLKTYLCNNENAIVKVADSKVNNFYLYCAGLQFDKNTVIQSVKLNFDDGMTCVTKVDINQSK
- the tssO gene encoding type VI secretion system TssO; protein product: MSTSREKKLNKSDVRLGIWKFILSFAILSAISFIVVFFFFKSYDRQLAGVDDEVRAYRELLIRDNLLHTHIDSIYARMELYDSDKAYNDNYLRTYILDNVREAQEIMGADSATNLKHYAVLMQKIKPMLNLKSQIVTVSAKQQIAIRDVQECQGKSNQINNKMKIDPTRKFTGRRR
- a CDS encoding response regulator transcription factor, producing MSKLLTNTVRFSIADSDFYFKKIMIKTLLENPFNMLLNDCNNGHELINRIYRKQEDVFIIELFMPVLSGIEAIKFIRKNNSETPIITYSGTYQEDMAEILEKVPNIYYCQKNSNIIKDIIKGQITSQDFDYQAYSENWKQQPLAVQEYMNRQKKSQEELSSTEIQLMKFCYEGFSNKEIGEKLNLSTRTIDTYINRLTEKLGLKTKLHLIRFCVENGYYNSSM